Proteins encoded in a region of the Pieris rapae chromosome 12, ilPieRapa1.1, whole genome shotgun sequence genome:
- the LOC111002235 gene encoding homeobox protein B-H1-like encodes MTVQRDERDSRAPRTRFMITDILDAAPRDLSAHRDSDSDRSATDSPGVKDDSDDVSSKSCGDASALAKKQRKARTAFTDHQLQTLEKSFERQKYLSVQDRMELAAKLGLTDTQVKTWYQNRRTKWKRQTAVGLELLAEAGNYAAFQRLYGGYWAGGPAYPAQPAPTADMYYRQAAATAAAAASASANTLQKPLPYRLYPGTPLAGVPPLGLGLPGPSAHLGSLGAPGLGALGYYAQARRTPSPDVDPGSPLPPPRSPVPSERRSDDEDDDETIHV; translated from the exons ATGACGGTGCAACGAGACGAGCGCGATTCGCGCGCGCCCAGGACTCGCTTCATGATCACTGATATACTGGATGCGGCTCCAAGGGACCTCAGCGCACATCGAGACTCGGACTCGGATCGATCAGCGACGGATTCACCAG GTGTAAAAGACGACTCAGATGACGTATCAAGTAAAAGTTGTGGGGACGCCTCTGCGTTGGCGAAGAAGCAACGGAAAGCACGGACGGCCTTTACAGATCACCAATTACAAACTTTGGAAAAGTCTTTCGAGAGACAGAAGTACCTAAGCGTGCAGGACAGAATGGAACTGGCAGCGAAACTTGGGCTCACGGATACGCAGGTCAAGACCTGGTATCAGAATAGAcg gACAAAATGGAAACGACAAACGGCGGTTGGGTTGGAACTTCTCGCAGAAGCCGGGAACTATGCAGCCTTTCAGCGACTCTACGGTGGTTATTGGGCGGGCGGCCCAGCTTATCCCGCCCAGCCGGCGCCCACCGCTGATATGTATTACAGACAGGCGGCTGCTACTGCAGCAGCCGCTGCATCTGCATCAGCGAATACGCTGCAGAAACCTTTACCCTATAG GTTATATCCCGGTACGCCGTTAGCTGGCGTTCCTCCTCTTGGTCTAGGGCTCCCTGGCCCTTCAGCGCACCTTGGCTCCCTGGGGGCGCCAGGCCTCGGAGCTTTGGGTTACTACGCCCAAGCCAGACGTACTCCTTCGCCCGATGTCGATCCGGGGAGCCCTTTGCCCCCTCCCAGATCTCCCGTGCCGTCCGAAAGACGATCTGATGACGAAGACGACGATGAAACAATTCACGTATAA